The genomic segment GATGGAGTTATAATGATTACAGCCCGGCACTGTAATCAACCTGAAATATATCTCGATCAGATATCGCAGAGCATTAGCCTTATCGTAAGATTAGCATTATAACGTACAAATAGGCCTTGGCCGATATTCGATACGTCAATTAACCGACGATATATAAAAATTAAGTCTAAGTTTTCCCAGCTTTGATAAATCgccatgtgcatgcttcaagagcattctcttttgcatcggtTTCTGCGGCTGTGGCCGTATGTACTACAAATAAACGTGATAACCGCGTTAAAACTTCAGACGGTTAGTATTACTACGCGTATTCAATGAAAGTGATCAAAGGACCGTCATTCATAACTGCACTAATACGGACAGACTGACGCTAGctcgcttaaatgctaacatgtaaacaataGACAGTAGCATCTTTCCCCATTACGAAACATTattcccaatctaaacttgtacaaacacattactgttCAAACAAGTGAgcgacagtattcacattaaacttCAAGGACGTGCTGTTTTTGCACAAAGTCATCAATAATCTCGACGGTGTAAAGTTGAAACGGACGGACACAAACTGGGTTCCACAGGAAGTGAACTAACAAGAATTCACAAATTGAAAGTGAAACAACTGATCACAtgttacaattttttaaataaaagaacatttaaacacacaaataaaaataaaatggctCTTATGAAGTCAGAACAAAAtatgtttcctctgccaagaaagtatattgtgtcttTTTAAAATTGAAGTGTGTGTACAattactttttgagcaaattcaacaataccacaataatgataaccatgatcattttggtcatcattactttatttaacaattgtatttattgttttggttgttcACCCCTACCCCTTCCTTAACAGACCGgacttattttattgattttggttgggtttttttttattaaagtgcaacattttgcttaCAGACAGTACATTATTTGTTTGGTATTAAAACgtttacatttcaattacaattagggctgggcgatatggcctttttttaatatctcgatatttttgggccatgtcacgatacatgatatatatctcgatattttgccttagccttgaatgaacacttgatgcatataatcacagcagtatgatgattctatgtgtctacattaaaacattcttgttcatactgcattaatatatgctcattttaactgtcatgcagagggaaatcacaactaccgtaagtcaattgaccaaaactgtatttataaacagttattaagcagtggcacaaacattcatgtcatttcaaaaccgaaagtgcaagattgtcagagacgttttaaaacaagctattagtgcacttttgtgcatgatgtcactaagatgacatatcaaaacaacactaaattaaagtgcactttttgtacagatcaccactacaatagtttaaaacaaataaagtgcacttttgtgcttgggcattttgttggtgtggcaccgaacggagatgttgacatgcggagttttaagcactcttcattctctagcgggtgacttttcaaatgatgctacatattagcagtaatgctacgttttgtagcaacgcttttgcccccacacttgacaaattacggttgtctgttcgacatgttcccacttgaagccaaaccaccgccagacgatggaccccctgctgtttttcttggaaatTAATCCTTCCTTcaattgttaccagattcgcaccttctttctcttgtattaccactcgcaccacagctaacgttacccatgccgctacctctcgcgtatacgtacagtatgtgacgtatgtaaaaaGGTGCGCCTGTTTTATCTCTGTGACAAGctgagacaagaaagagtgagaagagcctgtagtgtaatgcccgcagctaaaagcaactgcgtgagaacatatactctaatatcacgatatagtcattttctatatcgcacagagacaaacccgcgatatatcgagtatatcggtatatcgcccagccctaattacaATGTTCAAATACATGAGAAATAATTGCATTTGAAATGGTGTACTTGTCATTGCATGAGTGCTAAAATTGggtttaaaaaatatttgcaatgatattatcggcaataatttgtaggtcaatttaGGCAAAATTACATGTGACTTTTTGGAAAGAATTTTGTCCGAGTTACACCTTTTTTTCTGTCTTCCTCCTCTGTGTGCAGGCTTTCTGTGTTGACTTGGGCCGCACCTATATGGCGTGTGTGAGCGGGGAATTTTGCCAGGCACAGCACCTCACCACAGTGGAGAAGTGAATCGACAGCCCCGCGAGGGACTACGCTACCCAGAAACCCCCTTGACTGGCCAGTGCACTCGGAACCGCTGACTTTGAAAAGGCCCTCCTGGGATATCGCGTAGTCCTTGGCCCCGACTGTCCCGCCGACACGACATCTTTGCTTTCCGCTTTCTCTTTGAACAGCCAATCACAAACAGCTCTCCTGAATGGGGTAAACTGATTGGATGACTCTTGGATAGTCTCTccatctttttctttttgttttttttcaaaattcttTTAAATTTTGGTTGTTTGGtttttattgacttttttttttctttttttttttacattctggaGTTTTGTGGACTAGTTTTTGTTCCCCTTCCTGTGTGTACATCATCCTCATAGTTGACCCATCCTCTCCACGTGTTGTCATCTTTATTTATTCAACCATTTCCACAAATCTCCTTTTACTGACTTCTGAGCCTGaacgttgttttttgttttgtaagAGTTTCgcattgtaattgttttttcccaAAGCCGTCTCGCCAACATGAACCGCCCCGCTGCAGTCGAGATCACTTACGAGTGCATGAAGTTCCTCATCACCCACAATCCCACCAACGCCACGCTTAACAAGTTCACCGAGGTATGCCTGCGGACGTTGAGTTTATATGTGCGCGTGTTAACGAGTGGTCCAAAAATTGCCTTCTGTGTTTTTCGCGCCAGGAACTGAAAAAGTTCTCCGTGCAAACTTTGGTGAGGGTGTGCGAATCCACCTACGACAAGGCTCCTGTGGAGAAGGAGGGGATCCAGGTTTTGGTACGAGGTTGCCTCCGCCTTTATTGTTATCTTGTGTTCTGATCCTCTTTTGTCAGCTGTGCATTTGTGTCTGGCTCTAAAGGACTGGCCTTTCGATGATGGCGCCCCTCCTCCCACCCATATTGTGGACGACTGGCTCAAGCTGCTCAACACCAAGTTTCGAGAGGAACCCGGCTGCTGCATCGCCGTGCACTGTGTTGCCGGGCTCGGCCGGTGAGTGGACTAAACGACTCATTGAAGACACAGTTTAGTAGCGCTGGGAAGTAAATTGGCAACAACTTGTTTAAGGAGTCTATAATAGTGTTTCTTAACcccaaaaatatatgtttcttagtagagatgtccgataatggcttttttgcagatattccgatattgtccaactcttaattaccgattccgatatcaaccgatacagatatatacagtcgtggaattaacacattattatgcctaattttgttgtgatgccccgctggatgcattaaacaatgtaacaaggttttacaaaataaatcaactcaagttatggaaaaaaatgccaacatggcactgccatatttattattgaagtcacaaagtgcattattttttttaacatgcctcaaaacagcagcttggaatttgggacattctctccctgagagagcatgaggaggttgaggtgggcggggttgagtttgggggtagggagtagcggggggtgtatattgtagcgtcccggaagagttggtgctgcaaggggttctgggtatttgttctgttgtgtttatgttgttacggtgcggatgttctcccgaaatgtgtttatcattcttgtttggtgtgggttcacagtgtggcgcatatttgtaacagtgttaaagttgtttatacggtcaccctcagtgtgacctgtatggctgttgaccaaatatgcattgcattcacttgtgtgtgtgaaaacccgtagatattatgtgattgggccggcacgcaaaggcagtgcctttaagggaacgcctccaatattgttgtctgggtggaaatcgggagaaattcgggagaatggttgccccgggagattttcgggaggggcactgaaattcgggagtctcccgggaaaatcgggagggttggcaagtatgactgggagactcaactgctctgtacttctccctacgtccttgtaccactccgtacagcggcgttttaaaaagtcatacattatactttttgaaaccgataccgatcatttccgatattacattttaaagcatttatcggcagataatatcggctgtccgatattatcggacatctgtatttCTTAGCTGTGGTTCGAATAGGCCGCATAGGTACTCTGTCGCAattcacttttccaccacttgtggcagtaatgaccatcTCAAACCAGAATAATGTATAAAGAAAGTATGGCCAACTGGGTTTCAGGCGATcccctcaatgattggtcaaaaggcactcatgtgactacagggcgccatgtttgctacttaCTTTGCGCTAATGCTATGTGTTTGCAACGCTTCCTCGTTAATTTTTTTGCCGGGTAAAAATGCCCTGTTGCGCCGCATGGGGCTGCTTGACCCGTGAGAATCGCGGGGAACTTTTTAAATCGCTTCCCCTACAACccggaaagaagacaagtatggaAATGAAGGTTTGTTATCACCACTGGAGAGCCGCCGATTACAGTTTCTtgtaaaactaaaatattgcAATTCGGTGAcggcagaagagaaagtcaaacacggATACAAACAGACAAATATTGAAAAAGTAAAGGaaaccacattttgggtgtaaATAATAGATGGGGAAGTGAAATGGAAAtctcataaaaaatatacaacataaagtggcgagcaatttgcaaaaaataaaacaaaatatgttctagaccaaaaatcactccatattctctactgctcgccagtgttaccatacctgagttattgtgcagaaatatggagaaataatCACAAAAGTACACTTAAGCCTGGTGTATACTCTTGCATAGCTTGCGTACGCGTACATAGCCTCCCGCAaggcttaacccttgtgtggtgttatggtctgtgggacccgttttaattttttattaaaagaaaaatgatacaatgaattaatttttcaaactgagactcactgactggCTCATTTCAGGTGAAAaacatatcagaatacatatttaatgaccacacaccatacacctcccccactacacatttctattacatataagatgtccgggtccactggaaccggggctaatagaagtgtggaaattgatgttctgtgtaacacacacacacacacacacaccaggcatAGACAGGagaaggacagagtgtaggtgcacagaacatcagagggtcaaatgtatgagaaaatgagagcagacagtgttgacaaacaatgttgcaaccttgtgtgggaaccgcaggtgcagaaacacaaaagaagaatccttgtgggattttccgtgcaacgttcatatagttgttactcagccagcgtttgtgggtctgatggacccgctgcattttgtggcttttaatgcctcacaaacactttgatgttaaaatactgaacagatgtttattgggacaaggtaaacatctgtccagtattttaacataaaagtgtttgattgtgaggcattaaaagccacaaaatgcaacgggtccatcagacccacaaacgctggctgagtaacaacaatatgaacattacacaagggttaagacaGAATGCAGAGCTTTGATTGGTCAGTTTTTGCCCAGGAGGGTCCCTGAACAAAAGCAAGCAGACTCtgtgcttgaaatgcacaaaATATTGGATGAAATAAAACAGTGATTGAACATTTGCATGAATACTGACATTGATTACTTAATATTTCAGTGCGCTGGAAAAATAATGACTGAATGTAGGTGTTTCAAAGTAAGACTCTTTTCAACATTTATTGCCAACAACAGATTCACTTCTGACACATGCTTTCTCATGCACACACGTCTTTCTCTCTCACACAACACTTCTCATTCTCCGTCAATCTTTCAGGCACGGTAGATTTACGAACATTTATGAACCTTGACTATGGCCATACAAATTAACACCAGCATGTCGTTAACTTATAAAAATCATTCAatagttttgtttatttacaattacacGAGAGCTCTCTCTTGTCCCCATGTCCCGCATGGCCGAATAGCGTGGCAAATATTAGCGTCCTCTGTCGCAACTGGTTCAGAAGTAGCACAGTCCGTCTTCACCGAGGTATTTTCCTCTGGTTTAGAAGCGTCCATTAAAAGTAATctgatgattgtgaatgattagttccagtgtcGACAAAGAGGTCATCGATCGTCACTTCACAGGAAGAAAATATAGTATTTAGTTAACTGCAGTTGCTCCATCTGGAAacactgccccttagtgttttggaagagaattacaagtGTGGCGCCACCCCCCACAGAAGGGACCTATGAATCAAACAAGGCACGTTGGTACAAAACATAGCGATCAGTTAGAATACATTATGAGTGATACATACAGTGACTACAAGTACGTTCAACTcagacaccacagttgacataattcacacaaaagtcacaatttctccgtgattgttggtccaaagataATGAAGAGTTTGGCAAAATGAGTCTAAAGTTATTTTTTGGtggttctgtgtatttttttaacgTTAATTACGCCGTCGAGTGCGTGTTAGTGCCTGCTGGTCACGAAGCAGTGCAGACATGTAGTGTCACATACGGCCGCAAAATTgtactttcacaaaataaaagcatgttttaccgTAAGCGTTTCATGTTTAGAGTTATATATAAacttattattttggtttatctCGTCGtgtcaaaacgacagcaattgcatgcatccgGGCACAGCCGTACACatccttggtagcaaacatggcgcctctCGTTTAGTTGGCTATACTCTTTATACACCACTCCGTCTCAAACAGAAGAGGTCTGGAGCTAaaatcatagagaagtttcttaagcgcaacaaTTATGACCAAAGCGGTGAAGCTGTCTTTTCATTTGAAGATTAATTTTATTgaaagtttatttaagaaacatatattaatAATTTTATAAATTTTCTTAGAATGTATTtgtttctcagcactgtccttcacgctCATTATGTTCTTTCCTATTCTTGGAAAACAAAGGAAGAGTAACGAGTAAAACCGAatgttcactgtggcatttgctacACCAGCTGATGTCGGGGATGCTtgtaatcaccaaaaatgattcccaggcgtggcaccgctgctgcccactgctcccctcacctcccagggggtgaacaaatggatgggtcaaatgcagaggacatagggctgggcgatatggcctttttttaatatttcaatatttttaggccatgtcacgatacacgatatatatctctatattttgccttagccttgaatgaacacttgatgcatataatcacagcagtatgatgattctatgtgtctacattaaaacattcttgttcatactgcattgatatatgctcattttaaactttcatgcagagagggaaatcacaaccaagtcaattgaccaaaagtgtatttattaaacagttattaagcagtggcacaaacattcatgtcatttcaaaacagaaagtgcaagattgtcagagacattttaaaacaagctatgagtgcacttttgtgcatgatgtcactaagatgacatatcaagacaacactaaattaaagtgcactttttgtacagaacgcca from the Entelurus aequoreus isolate RoL-2023_Sb linkage group LG20, RoL_Eaeq_v1.1, whole genome shotgun sequence genome contains:
- the ptp4a2b gene encoding protein tyrosine phosphatase type IVA 2, with protein sequence MGRLANMNRPAAVEITYECMKFLITHNPTNATLNKFTEELKKFSVQTLVRVCESTYDKAPVEKEGIQVLDWPFDDGAPPPTHIVDDWLKLLNTKFREEPGCCIAVHCVAGLGRAPVLVALALIETGMKYEDAVQFIRQKRRGAFNSKQLLYLEKYRPKMRLRFKDPNGHACCVQ